AAGACTGGACTAGCCTACTATATCACAGTTGAATTTGGAATTTCAACTATGCAAGATGACTCGAAATACCATTTAACCTATAGGCATTTGAACATGAATTTGgtgataattaaaaaaatagtatttaaaattaaattgaaaAAACATATTTAAAAATTGCAGTTATGTTTAGACATGCATTTCACTTGAAAAAAATGTTAAAATTTTGTTAGGGAATTTCTTTTACTtgaaaaaacttttttttatataagttGGAGTAAGAAATTGACTATAATATATAGCCaaacaattatttaaaaaaaaaataaacaggTCCTTTAGTAAAAAGAGCTGAACCTGTTTGGTACATTcatatattttcttaaaaaaataatgTTTTTTATAGTCGCAAGCTTaaagaaattaattaaattttgtgTTAAATTAAACATTGATGAACAAAGTAAAACAACTGGGAATACTATTTTGCAAATTTCTTAAATATATAATTGAAAAATAGTGCAGTAAGGATCGCTTAGTTTATTGACAAGTTTAATATATGCATGTTATACCGTGAATAATAGAACATGGTTGGGGATAATCGAGTCATTGATCTATAGGTTGGACTTGGAATTTGTCAAAATAACACATAGTACTAGTAAGTATTTTCTGGTAAAATTAAAATAAGAGGAGTACGGTTAGAAAACGTTGGGAATCTTTGGAGCAGAAAAAGGCTGTAAATTCAAATTTGTGAAGTTTCTGATTTTATTGGGGCTACCCATACTTCAGACTATTACTGTGTAAAAATAACCTTTACTCCGTAGTCTCTATGTAAGCAGATGCATAGGTATTGTAAATTCACATAAGTATCTGttctattttatttcattttattttcccTTAAAAAATTCAAGTGAAACTGTGCCTCTTCACGTGACGATAACTCTTTTCTTCCCCCTATATAATGAGATGAAACCAACCAAGTTCTTCCATTCTCTTCGGTCTTTTCTCTCTCTTTTAAAAAGTGGAGAAGCTTATATCAACTCTCTGTTTTCTTTTTCCATTCTTCCTTCACATTTTTACCATGGAAGCTTTTAACCTTCTCAAATTCTGGCGAAATTCCAGTCCTGATACTTCTTCTTGCCGAGACATTGTCTCTGAATTTGATGATTTGGACTACGTACGTAACCCGGCGATTGAAACTGATGAAGAGATTACCGATGACGATGAGGATTCGTTCTTCGATATGGTGTTTACCGGTCCTGATGGACTCCCCAAATTGGACAAAAAATGCAACCCTGTTTCTGAACCTGAGTCTCCAAGAGATGTGTTTTTTAAACCAAAACCTTTTGCAATGGATTCCAACCCAAAGCCTCAATCTCCAATTTCGATTCTCAAATCAGCACCTAAGTTTCGGGTCTTTTTCTTGAGCTTCAAGAAGTCCAAGACCGAGAAAATGAGCATTGATGATTCTTCTAAGATTCAAAACCAGAAACTTTCGCCAAAGGCAGAGAGCAAGCGCTTTCCAGTGAGCCCTGTCTTTACCAGGGACAACAGTTTAAGAAGCAAACTGCAAAACGAGAAGGATGAAGAGTCTTGTTCCATCGATGAATCATTGAAGAAGTTTGTAAGAGCTGATGTGCCCAAGTACTTAAAATTAATGAAGCCATTGTATGCCAGAGCTTCAAAAAGGTACACTGATAAAATCAGTACTGCATCGCCATTGTCTTCTCCGTCAACACAATCAATGTGTTCACCAAGAAAAGCATCAGAGGAGAAACAGGGGAACCGATTTGGAGCTGTGCGTAAGCACTTAGGGAAAAGCAGGTCATCAGTGTCTACATTTGCTGGAGTTTCATCATCTCCGATGAATCGGAGAGACGATTCACTGTTGCAGGAGCAAAGTGATGGAATCCAAGGTGCTATTCTTCACTGCAAGAGATCTTTCAGCTCAGAGACAAAAGATCTGGGAAGAGCCTCTTCTGAGGAACTGAACAGATGGAGTATTTAAATTAAGTATTGTGGTCAATTGATTGTATCAATGGTAGAgtagtgttgaaaaaaaaaaaaaaaa
The nucleotide sequence above comes from Lycium barbarum isolate Lr01 chromosome 3, ASM1917538v2, whole genome shotgun sequence. Encoded proteins:
- the LOC132634050 gene encoding probable membrane-associated kinase regulator 2 produces the protein MEAFNLLKFWRNSSPDTSSCRDIVSEFDDLDYVRNPAIETDEEITDDDEDSFFDMVFTGPDGLPKLDKKCNPVSEPESPRDVFFKPKPFAMDSNPKPQSPISILKSAPKFRVFFLSFKKSKTEKMSIDDSSKIQNQKLSPKAESKRFPVSPVFTRDNSLRSKLQNEKDEESCSIDESLKKFVRADVPKYLKLMKPLYARASKRYTDKISTASPLSSPSTQSMCSPRKASEEKQGNRFGAVRKHLGKSRSSVSTFAGVSSSPMNRRDDSLLQEQSDGIQGAILHCKRSFSSETKDLGRASSEELNRWSI